The genomic stretch GCACCTCGTATCAGCGGGACGGGGCGAAGGCTTTGTCGCTGTGGTTGGAGACTCAGAATTTCCGGGTAAACCGGGAAGTGGTTCCGGATTACGAGATTCCGCCGGACGTCGATGTGGTGTTGCTGCTGCAACCCTCCGTGGTTTTCACCCCCGAAGAACAGTATGCACTCTGGAACTGGGTGCTGTCCGGAGGGCATCTTGTGATCGCCGGGGATTCCCCGGCTCTCGGGCAAGTCTATTCTCAGTTCGACCTGGAATTGGTCCGCCTGCCGGTTGAAGCGGAATGGCTGTATCTGGATGCTCCGATTCTGCGTTTCCCTCCGGTGGAGATGCCGGTGCACGCTCGCGCCGAATACGGCATCCGGGAACGGCGTCGCTCCGTTCAAGTGCACTCCTCGCAGGGGGATATTCCGACCACGATCATCCACAGTCTGGGCGACGGGACGGTTGCCGCCACGACGGCCGGGTTCGCGTTTTCCAACTCCGGCATTCTGGAATCGGGCAATCCGCAGTTTGTGTACAACCTGATCGCCTATCCGGGGGGCAGCCGCACGGTGTGGTTTGACGAGTGGCACCACGGCGTCCGGCTGCGGATGGTCGACCGTCTGGGGCCGTTGTATTGGTTGTTCGACACGGCCGCCGGGCGGGGCGTTCTCTTCGCCGTGACGGTCGTGTGGATCGGCCTGCTGTTGGCGGGAAGGCCGTTCGGAAGGCCGCTGCGGGCTTCGCCCGGCGAATCGCACCGGGCGCCGGTGGAATACGCCGGAGCCATCGCCCGTCTGCGCCGCCGGGCCGGGCACCGCCGGATCGCGCTGGCGCATTTTCACCAGGCGCTCAAAAAAGGATTGGGCCTCCGCCATTCCTTGGATCCGTCGGAAGACGACGATCGCTTCGTCGACGAATTAAAGAAGCGCCGGCCGGAATTGGCCGCTCCGCGGCTGAGGCGGCTGTTGCGGCGGCTTTCGAAGGAAAGGGCGACCGAAAGGGAAATGGTCGTTTGGGCCCAAGAAGCGGCGGATTGGATCGATCGCAGGGAATAGAAAGGGGCAGTTCATGGATACCGCATCGTTGAAGGAATGGTACGCGCAGATCCGGGAGGAATCCTCGAAGGTCCTTGTGGGAATGCAGGATTCCCTTGAGCTGATGGTGGCCGCGCTGCTCGCCGGCGGACACGTCCTGCTGGAGGGCGTTCCCGGGACGGCCAAGACCCTGATGGCCAAAACGCTGGCCCATGTATTGCGGGTGAATTTTTCCCGGATCCAATTCACGCCGGATCTGATGCCCTCCGACATCCTCGGCACGAGCGTGTTCGACGTCACGACCGGCAAGTTCCACTTGAAGAAGGGGCCGGTGTTCACCCAGATCCTGCTGGCGGACGAGATCAACCGGGCTCCGGCCAAGACCCAATCCGCACTGCTGGAAATCATGGAGGAACGACAGGTCAGCCTGGAAGGGGAGCGGTTCGTCATCCCTCCGCCGTTCCTGGTGATCGCCACGCAAAATCCGGTGGAGTTCGAAGGCACCTATCCGCTGCCCGAAGCCCAGCTTGACCGCTTTCTTTTTAAGATTCTGGTGCCGTACCTGCCGCTGGAGAAGGAACTGGAGGTGCTGCGGCGGTATCACGCCGGTTTCGACCCGCATGAGTTAGCCGAATCCGGATTGCGGGCCGTCTCCTCCGGCGAGGATGTGCTGCGCTTCCGCCGGGAAATCCAATCCGTGCGGGTCGAGGAGGGAATCCTCCTCTATATCGCCCGGATCGCCGCCGCAAGCCGGAATTCCCCGGACATCACCCTGGGGGCGAGCATGCGGGCGTCCAGCCATGTCCTACTGGCGGCAAAAGCGTATGCCGCACTGCAGGGAAGGGATTTCGTCGTGCCGGAGGACGTCAAGCGAGTCGTGCATCCCGTGTACCGCCACCGCCTGCTGCTCAAGCCTGAGGCGGAGATCGAAGGCTTGGATCCGGAAGCGGTCATCCGCCGGCTGTTGGCCCAAGTGGAAGTGCCGCGGTAAGGCGGCTCCCGCGGCGGACAAACGATGCACTTCACCCTGCGCGCAGTGTTGTTGTTTCTCCTGGCGGCTCCGCTGATCGCCGCCGGCGGAGGAATTCCGGCGGCGGGCGCGGCCGCGGCGGTCTGGCTGGCCGCCGTCGCCGGGCTTTCGGCCGCGGATTTTTATTGGGCGGGGTCCGGGGCGCAATTCGGAATCCGCCGCAGCCACGATTCCAAACTCAGTTTGGGAACGGAAAACGCCGTCCGGCTGGATCTGCACAACGGCTCCGGCCGGCGGATCGCGTTTTCCATCCGCGACGAGTTCCCGCCGGCTTTTTCCGGCAGGCCGGCCGTGGTAAGCGGCGAATGCGCCGGGCGCTCGGATTGGTCCGGAACCTATGCGGTGATTCCTCCCCGGCGCGGAGATTATCAATTCGGCGACATCCACATGCGATGGGCCGGCCCGCTCGGATTGGTCCGCCGGCAATCCCGGTTTCCGTCGGCGGGGCCGGTGCGGGTGTACCCCAACCTG from Anaerolineales bacterium encodes the following:
- a CDS encoding MoxR family ATPase, with the protein product MDTASLKEWYAQIREESSKVLVGMQDSLELMVAALLAGGHVLLEGVPGTAKTLMAKTLAHVLRVNFSRIQFTPDLMPSDILGTSVFDVTTGKFHLKKGPVFTQILLADEINRAPAKTQSALLEIMEERQVSLEGERFVIPPPFLVIATQNPVEFEGTYPLPEAQLDRFLFKILVPYLPLEKELEVLRRYHAGFDPHELAESGLRAVSSGEDVLRFRREIQSVRVEEGILLYIARIAAASRNSPDITLGASMRASSHVLLAAKAYAALQGRDFVVPEDVKRVVHPVYRHRLLLKPEAEIEGLDPEAVIRRLLAQVEVPR